One segment of Niveibacterium microcysteis DNA contains the following:
- the rpoB gene encoding DNA-directed RNA polymerase subunit beta: protein MAYSFTEKKRIRKSFAKRADVLDVPFLLATQLESYTSFLQADVPPQARRDQGLQAAFKSIFPITSHSGNARLEFVYFALGEPAFDVKECQQRGLTFASPLRARVRLVILDKEAAKETVKEVKEQEVYMGEIPLMTTTGSFVINGTERVIVSQLHRSPGVFFEHDRGKTHSSGKLLFSARIIPYRGSWLDFEFDPKDFLFFRVDRRRKMPVTILLKAIGMTAEDILATFHDFDTFNLKGSEFEFALVPERLRGEVARFDITDGNGKVIVAKDKRITAKHIRELNEAGIKTMAVPEDFLLGRVLAKNVVDSETGELIARANDEITEEVLAKLSRGGVQSFETLYINDLDRGAYISSTLRSDETADQWQARVAIYRMMRPGEPPTEDAVEALFQGLFYAPERYDLSSVGRMKFNRRAYPERLDDKAPEWQRRLYERVGPQGEEGAGVLCNDDILAVVGVLVELRNGRGEIDDIDHLGNRRVRCVGELAENQFRAGLVRVERAVKERLNQAESDNLMPHDLINAKPISAAIKEFFGSSQLSQFMDQTNPLSEITHKRRVSALGPGGLTRERAGFEVRDVHPTHYGRVCPIETPEGPNIGLINSLAVYATTNRHGFLETPYRKVENGKVTEQIDYLSAIEEGGYVIAQANAELDGTGALIDELVSCRHKGEFTLVTPDQVQYMDVSPSQIVSVAASLIPFLEHDDANRALMGANMQRQAVPCLRPEKPLVGTGIERTVAVDSGTTVQALRGGVVDYVDASRVVVRVNDDETVPGEVGVDIYNFTKYTRSNQNTNINQRPVVKNGDRIAKGDVLADGASTDLGELALGQNMLVAFMPWNGYNFEDSILISERVVADDRFTSIHIEELTVVARDTKLGAEEITRDIASLGEAQLGRLDESGIVYIGAEVDAGDVLVGKVTPKGETQLTPEEKLLRAIFGEKASDVKDTSLRVPSGMNGTVIDVQVFTREGIERDKRAQSIIDDMLRGFRQDLGDQMRIVERDAFSRIERLIIGQVANGGPKKLAKGTAITKDYLDQVEPHSWFDIRMADETIAQQLESLKEGLEKTRKDFDLAFEAKKKKLTQGDELPPGVQKMVKVYLAVKRRLQPGDKMAGRHGNKGVVSKIVPVEDMPYMENGTAVDIVLNPLGVPSRMNIGQILETHLGWAAKGLGNKINETLRRQATAKEVRSLLNEIYNTSGKDEEIDSLTDGEVVELAQNLTKGVPFATPVFDGATEEEIGKMLKLAGLEGGEQVTLFDGRTGEAFERKVTVGYKHMLKLHHLVDDKMHARSTGPYSLVTQQPLGGKAQFGGQRFGEMEVWALEAYGAAYTLQEMLTVKSDDVTGRTKVYENIVKGEHKIDAGMPESFNVLVKEIRSLAIDIDLDRY from the coding sequence ATGGCCTACTCGTTCACCGAGAAAAAGCGCATTCGCAAGAGCTTCGCAAAACGTGCGGACGTTCTCGATGTGCCTTTCCTCCTCGCTACTCAGCTGGAGTCCTACACGTCCTTCCTGCAGGCCGATGTGCCGCCGCAGGCTCGTCGTGATCAGGGGCTTCAGGCCGCTTTCAAATCGATCTTCCCGATCACCTCGCATTCCGGCAACGCCCGTCTGGAGTTCGTCTACTTCGCGCTCGGTGAGCCGGCGTTCGACGTCAAGGAATGTCAGCAGCGTGGTCTGACCTTCGCGTCGCCGCTGCGCGCCCGCGTGCGTCTGGTGATCCTCGACAAGGAAGCTGCCAAGGAAACCGTCAAGGAAGTGAAGGAGCAGGAAGTCTACATGGGCGAGATTCCGCTCATGACGACGACCGGTTCCTTCGTGATCAACGGTACCGAGCGGGTCATCGTTTCCCAGCTGCATCGTTCGCCGGGCGTGTTCTTCGAGCACGACCGCGGCAAGACGCACAGCTCCGGCAAGCTGCTGTTCTCGGCCCGCATCATTCCTTACCGCGGCTCCTGGCTTGACTTCGAGTTCGACCCGAAGGACTTCCTGTTCTTCCGCGTGGACCGTCGCCGCAAGATGCCGGTCACGATCCTGCTGAAGGCGATCGGCATGACCGCCGAGGACATTCTCGCGACCTTCCACGACTTCGACACCTTCAACCTGAAGGGCTCGGAGTTCGAATTCGCACTGGTGCCGGAACGTCTGCGCGGCGAAGTCGCGCGCTTCGACATCACCGACGGCAATGGCAAGGTGATCGTCGCGAAGGACAAGCGGATCACCGCTAAGCACATCCGCGAGCTGAACGAAGCCGGCATCAAGACGATGGCGGTCCCCGAGGACTTCCTGCTCGGCCGCGTGCTGGCGAAGAACGTCGTCGATAGCGAGACCGGCGAACTGATCGCGCGCGCCAACGACGAGATCACGGAAGAAGTGCTCGCCAAGCTGTCGCGTGGTGGTGTGCAGTCTTTCGAGACGCTGTACATCAACGACCTCGATCGTGGCGCCTACATTTCGTCGACGCTGCGCTCGGATGAAACGGCCGACCAGTGGCAGGCGCGCGTTGCGATCTACCGCATGATGCGCCCGGGCGAGCCGCCGACCGAAGATGCGGTCGAAGCGCTGTTCCAGGGCCTCTTCTATGCGCCCGAACGCTACGACCTGTCCTCCGTCGGCCGCATGAAGTTCAACCGCCGCGCCTATCCGGAGCGTCTGGATGACAAGGCGCCGGAATGGCAGCGTCGCCTGTACGAGCGTGTCGGCCCGCAGGGCGAGGAGGGCGCTGGCGTCCTCTGTAACGACGACATCCTCGCGGTGGTCGGTGTGCTGGTCGAGCTGCGCAACGGTCGTGGCGAAATCGACGATATCGATCACCTCGGCAACCGCCGCGTGCGCTGCGTTGGCGAACTGGCGGAAAACCAGTTCCGCGCCGGCCTCGTGCGTGTCGAGCGTGCCGTCAAGGAGCGCCTGAACCAGGCCGAATCCGACAACCTGATGCCGCACGATCTGATCAACGCCAAGCCGATCTCGGCCGCGATCAAGGAGTTCTTCGGTTCGTCGCAGCTGTCGCAGTTCATGGACCAGACCAACCCGCTGTCCGAGATCACGCACAAGCGTCGTGTCTCGGCCCTCGGCCCGGGCGGTCTGACGCGCGAGCGTGCAGGCTTTGAAGTGCGCGACGTGCATCCGACCCACTACGGTCGTGTGTGCCCGATCGAGACGCCGGAAGGTCCGAACATCGGCCTGATCAACTCGCTCGCCGTCTACGCGACGACCAACCGCCATGGCTTCCTTGAGACGCCGTACCGCAAGGTCGAAAACGGCAAGGTGACCGAGCAGATCGATTACCTGTCCGCAATCGAAGAAGGCGGCTACGTGATCGCGCAGGCAAACGCCGAGCTCGATGGCACCGGCGCCCTGATCGACGAATTGGTCTCGTGCCGCCACAAGGGTGAATTCACCCTCGTGACGCCGGATCAGGTTCAGTACATGGACGTGTCGCCGTCGCAGATCGTGTCGGTCGCCGCCTCGCTGATCCCGTTCCTTGAGCACGACGATGCGAACCGCGCCTTGATGGGCGCGAACATGCAACGTCAGGCCGTGCCCTGCCTGCGTCCGGAGAAGCCGCTGGTCGGTACCGGTATCGAGCGCACCGTGGCAGTGGACTCGGGAACGACCGTGCAGGCACTGCGCGGCGGTGTGGTCGACTATGTCGATGCGAGCCGCGTCGTGGTGCGTGTGAACGACGATGAAACGGTGCCGGGCGAAGTCGGCGTCGACATCTACAACTTCACCAAGTACACCCGCTCGAACCAGAACACCAACATCAACCAGCGTCCGGTCGTGAAGAACGGTGACCGTATTGCGAAGGGTGATGTGCTGGCGGACGGCGCATCGACCGACCTCGGCGAACTCGCGCTGGGCCAGAACATGCTGGTCGCGTTCATGCCGTGGAACGGCTACAACTTCGAAGATTCGATCCTGATCTCCGAACGCGTGGTGGCTGACGACCGCTTCACCTCGATCCACATCGAGGAACTGACGGTTGTGGCGCGTGATACCAAGCTCGGCGCCGAAGAAATCACCCGCGACATCGCATCGCTGGGCGAGGCGCAGCTGGGCCGCCTCGACGAGTCCGGCATCGTCTACATCGGCGCAGAAGTCGATGCGGGTGATGTGCTGGTCGGCAAGGTCACGCCTAAGGGCGAAACCCAGCTGACGCCGGAAGAGAAGCTGCTGCGTGCGATCTTCGGTGAGAAGGCGTCCGATGTGAAGGACACCTCGCTGCGCGTGCCGTCCGGCATGAACGGCACCGTCATCGACGTGCAGGTCTTCACCCGTGAAGGCATCGAGCGCGACAAGCGCGCCCAGTCGATCATCGACGACATGCTGCGTGGCTTCCGCCAGGATCTGGGCGACCAGATGCGTATCGTCGAGCGCGATGCGTTCTCGCGTATCGAGCGTTTGATCATTGGCCAGGTCGCCAACGGCGGTCCGAAGAAGCTCGCCAAGGGCACTGCGATCACCAAGGACTACCTCGACCAGGTCGAGCCGCATTCCTGGTTCGATATCCGCATGGCCGACGAGACCATCGCTCAGCAGCTTGAGTCGCTGAAGGAAGGTCTGGAGAAGACCCGCAAGGACTTCGACCTCGCTTTCGAAGCGAAGAAGAAGAAGCTCACGCAGGGCGATGAACTGCCCCCGGGCGTGCAGAAGATGGTCAAGGTCTATCTGGCTGTGAAGCGTCGCCTGCAGCCTGGTGACAAGATGGCCGGCCGTCACGGTAACAAGGGTGTGGTGTCGAAGATCGTTCCGGTCGAAGACATGCCGTACATGGAAAACGGCACCGCCGTCGATATCGTGCTGAACCCGCTGGGCGTGCCGTCACGGATGAACATCGGTCAGATCCTTGAAACCCACCTTGGCTGGGCAGCCAAGGGCCTGGGCAACAAGATCAACGAGACCCTGCGCCGCCAGGCCACCGCCAAGGAAGTGCGTTCGCTGCTGAACGAGATCTACAACACCAGCGGCAAGGACGAGGAAATCGACTCCCTGACCGACGGCGAAGTGGTCGAACTGGCGCAGAACCTGACCAAGGGCGTGCCCTTTGCAACGCCGGTGTTCGACGGCGCGACCGAAGAGGAAATCGGCAAGATGCTCAAGCTGGCCGGCCTCGAAGGCGGCGAGCAGGTCACCCTGTTCGACGGCCGCACCGGTGAAGCGTTCGAGCGCAAGGTGACGGTTGGCTACAAGCACATGCTGAAGCTGCACCACTTGGTCGACGACAAGATGCACGCGCGTTCGACTGGCCCGTACTCGCTCGTCACCCAGCAGCCGCTGGGCGGTAAGGCGCAGTTCGGCGGTCAGCGTTTCGGTGAAATGGAAGTGTGGGCGCTGGAAGCCTACGGTGCCGCCTACACGCTGCAGGAAATGCTGACGGTGAAGTCGGACGATGTGACCGGTCGTACCAAGGTCTACGAAAACATCGTCAAGGGCGAACACAAGATCGATGCCGGAATGCCGGAATCCTTCAACGTGCTGGTGAAGGAAATCCGTTCGCTGGCGATCGACATCGACCTGGACCGCTACTGA